CGGTGCTTTTGTGATTTTGGGTCGCGTGAGAAGAGGTATTTTTGGCAACATTGGCATCTAATTGTAATGACGGGTTTGCTGTGGATATCGAAGCGGACTGGTGACTTTTTCCATTCAATGAATGCTCTTTTCTTGATGTAAGGTAGTCTGTATGAGCCCCCGGGTAGAGCATTTTATAACGCAGGATTGCTTGCTGCTTTTTATGTCCGTCGGGCAGGCGCTTGATATAACTGAATTCCAGTTCTGAAGCCTGCCAACGAGAGCCAGGTTGTTTGGCGAGCCAGGCTAGCATACTCAGTGCTTGCTGATCTCGTTTCTGTTGGAGAAATAGTTCGGCCAAACGGTATCGGAGTCTGGCATTTTCAGGATAAAGTCGGTCGTATTCCTGTAATTGACGAAGACTCGTTTTTATGGACTGATCGCTTCTGCTTTTTAATAGCAGATAATCTAAACGATACTGAAACGTCGGAGGTTCACCATCAAAAAAATCTGTGTAGGCGCGGATTGCTTGGTTTATTTTGCCGGATCGCTTCAACAACGCAAGGTGATTAAGAGCGGATTGAGCATCCTCGCGGATGATTTTAATGAGTTTTTTCGCTTCGATGTAGTCTGCTGATTCCGGTGCCAGAATATGGAGTTGTTTGAGGTATTTTTCGGCTTCATTACTCTGCTTCTCGGCGAGACTGATTTTAAGTGCCGCCAAGAGAGATTGTGTTGTCGGTACAGCCTGAATTTTGTTCAGTTTCGACAGCGTCTCTTTCATTAGGGGAATGTCTTCTCTGGCTTCCGCATAACGGATTTGTTGTAGTAATTCCGCCGCTTGAGCCTGGACGAGCGGATTCGTTGGCTGAGAGTATCCTGTTGAACTGATCGTGATTAGGATAAGAGATACAAGGAATTTCATTTTGTTTTGCGACTCAGAAGCAAAGTTCCGTCCTGATTAAACGAATAACGTCCCTGCAACCATCCCAAAGCAAACAGTCCTAAAACCTGAGTATAGTAATTTTTCGGGTTGGTTAAACCATCAAGGCATTTTTGAATATTTTCTAATAACAAATCGTTTTCGCCGGATGATGCTAAAAAAGGCAAGAGTGCGCAGGCAGATGATGCCGGTTTTCGAGCATTGAGAATCTCGCCGGATATACTGAGTTTTTCCGGCATTCCATGATGTTTCCTGATGATTTCGAGCAATGGCGAGTAGTGTTTTAATAGACGGTTTTTGGTTTCGCTGGTGGCCAGAATTCCGGCCCATAGATAATTTCGAACCGCATCGTAGCTACCGGTGTGTTCGGTGTTTTCAGTATGGTAATAACCTTTTTGAGGGCGGTAGAGAACCCAGTCGGGGCTAAGGCCGTAGGGTGCCGAATCGACAAGAAATTGCAAGCTGTTTCGCTGAACGGGTTCCCACAGCGGTGCGATGGATGTAAAGCGTTGCAGAAGAAAGGGAGGGAGATAACTGGGATTGAGTTTCCAATAGAGAATGTTATCGGCATCCTTACGTTCAAAATGGTTTTGCGCCGGTAACAGCATCAATCCGAGTCCGCGGATGTTTTTCAGGCTGTAGACAGCTGTCAACCATAGGAGGTTTTCACCGAATGTCTTATAGGCCGGGTTTTTCCAGATACGACCGGCTTCCAACAGGGTGTATGCCATCCATAAATCGGCATCGGTTGCATTGTTGTGATCGAGAATTTCCCATTGACCGTGTTTGTTTTGGCCCCACTTCCAAGCCGGAAGGTTTTGATTTTTTTCTTTGACGACAAGATTATCCTGTGTCCAGGAAAGCAATTTGCGAAAGGTAGCTTGATCATTGGCGACCAAAGCGAAAAACAGTGCATAAGCCTGACCTTCCGACGTCGTGATGGATTGACTCCAATCAATCACTCTGCCGTCCTCGGAAAGATTATGGGTTTTGAAGGCTTCCCACAGTGGCCAGCTGGATTCGGCAGCAGACGAAAGAGACCATGTCAGAAGACAGAAAATTCCGCAAATCGCTTTTGTCATTTTGGCGTTTCCTGTTCGTAAAGCGTTTGCCGGCGTTTGCTTTGACGGTGGAGAAAAATCCATAATAAAAAAGCAGCGGAAAGTACTGTTAGTAAGGTAAAAAAGATTGACCAGAGAGAATTATCTGCCACTTTATTCCACAGAAATAACCACCAGGGGATTTCACCGATCTTATATTGCGGGCCGACGGCATAGGCGGTTATGCCACTGTTTCTTACAACAGAAATACTTCCTTGTATCTGGTGCTTTTCGGCTTGAGGCGAAAGAGTTTTCGCGGCAAGTTCATAATCGGCATCGGATTGTGCCAGTATGCCGAGAATCGTTCTTTCGCTGAAATAAGGGGATTCCATCTCGGCAACTGCAGCGATAGCTCCTCTGGCATAGCTGAATGTGCGAACTTCCTCCTGCTGGTCTATCGGAATCATTCGTTTAGAAGGGGGATTCATAGACAGCGTTTCAACGTCTTTCAATTCAAGAAAGTGAGAGGCATATTGGTTCAGTTCCTGTGGTAAAGTTCCGAGAATAATCACATCTTTATCGGTTTTTTTCACCTTTTCCCAGTCGTTTGAGACTGTCAGTTTGTAAGCCGGTAGACCAGACTCTTTGGAAAGAGACATCACCGTATTTAGCAGAGTCTGCAACATGGGTTTGCTCATAGTCTTCGGAACCAGTATCTGGGTTTCCGATAAATCCGCTGTCTTGGTAAAAGGGAAGCCGCTTTGCGCGAATACCGATAAGTTTGGCATCTGAATATAGTGAAACGAATGGCGAAAATCGATGCTGGAACGAGGTTCGATCGACGAATAGACTTCCGGTGGAAGGGTGGTCTCGCAATACCCTGTACGACTGCTTGAGACGGTTCCAATATAGGAAAAGTTAAAACTCAGACGGTTTTGGTACGGAAGATCAATTGGGGTACGGAACCAGGCATTAAGTTTTTTGGATTTATGCTCGGTTGAAGTTTGCAACCCATTTTCATTTTGCTGTAGCGGCGTCGATAGAATCAGCTCATAGTTGAGATGTGTGTTTAAAACGGAGCCTTTTAAATCGGTAGGAGGCTCGGTATGTCGGTAATAAATTTCAAGAGGGAAGTCTTGATTTTTTTGTGTAACCAGATCGGGAGGCAACTTGAAATCCAAGAAAACAGGGGAAGGATTCAGGCCGTTTCTTTGTAATTGTTGCGGATAATCCATTAGTTCTGAAAACTCGATTTTTCGGTCTGTAGCAAGCCAGTTTGGTGCGTCGTAGGCCCGCCGTTGCGGGAGAAAAGGGGCTTGTAGAACTTCAACTGAACTGCCACGAAGGACGGCAGGATTCAGGCTGAGTGTCTGCGCAAGAGGGATTAATTCATCAGATGTTCCGGCCATTAAGAGCAAAACTTTGACATAAGGGTTTTCCGGATGATTAATCAGTTTCAAGGTCGGCTTTTCAACGTCAGGGTATAAAGTCTTGTCCTGTAGCCAGGCCGGTCGCTGCCGGTTACTGGCAAATACCACAGAGGCATTCGGAAAAGAATGGCCGTTTTTGGGCGTTACAGCGGGTTTATCGACCTCTACTTTGACGGAAAGTTTGCGCCATTGGCTCTGACTTGCAAAATACGAGGCGAGAATAGCTGCCGCCTGCTGAAAGTCTGTGTTAGCCTTTTTTGGAAAAATAAATGGGATGGAGATGGCGTCATCCCGGGCAAAATGATCGAAAAATGGATTGGGAAAGTAGCTTAAATCATTTGTTGCTAAAAGGCTCTGCTCACTAACTTCCAGAGTGGAGTGGTTGGAGAGACTGAGCCAGATAATGTTATTCGCAATATCTTCACATTCTTCTTTATAGTGGCCGATGAATGCTATGTGCAGCTGATTTGTGTTTTTAATTGAACGGGAATTAAGTGGAAGCTGTACTTGTTTTGTCTGTCCAATGTCGGAGGCCGTTAAAGGGATGACACTGTTTAATTCGCCGTTTAAATATATTCGTAAATGCGAGAAACCGGGCAGCAGTGAAGGCGATGAGGTGAAGGTTAAATTCAAGGTTGCTTTAGTCGCAATGCGGTCGCTTCGTTGGGTAAAGTTGAAGTAGAAGTCTTGGTTCACCCCAGTGAGTAAAATGTCTTTACTGTCGTTTCCGTAGCCGAGCCTTAATTTTGAAGTCCAGTTGGGAACCGGAGGGGAATAAGGTTGCGGTGTCTCGGAAAGACTGTCTTCCACCTTGAGTGCAGCAGAATAGCCGACAACCGGTGACAGCAGGAAAAAAGCGAAAATGACATTTGATGCGATAATCTTTGCAAGAGAGTCTTTCATAAAAACCTTTAAATTAACGGCGAGCGGGCATTCGGGGGCGAAAGGATGTGAGCCAGTCAAAAAGCAAAATGGTCTTCTCAGCAGGGTAACGGATAAAAAGCGGCGAAAACGCCAGCAGTTTTTTGTAGCCGAGAAGGCTAAAACAAAGAACCTCCTTGAAATTGCCCCATATCCTTTTAGAAGGAAGGTGGTTGGTATCTGGAGCCCAGTTTTCCTGCTTGGCAAACAACGCCTGTACAAACTGTGTCTGTTGATCCATTGATGCGGCCTCCAGGCGCAATCCCAGACGGGAGGAACGTGCCTGAACGACGAATGCGGGAACCGAGAAGATGTAACTGTTGTTATTGATAAAGACATTTAGAATGTCGCCAGGGACAATTGGATGGAGGCCTTGGATACAGACTGCGAGACCAGAATTCGAAAAATCCTCGATGAACCCCTGATATACGATTTCCGATTCAGTTTGAATAACGACTTTTTTCGGTTGAAAACTGTTGATTCGCGGTGCATGTCGGAATTCGGTTTTTTCCACGGCAACAGCAATGGATGCGCCGAGAATAATCAGATTGAAAAGCGTCCATAACGTGACGACAAACAGGGTTAAATGATCTTCTTCGGAGCCCGTGGCTGCTCTCCAGACAGCGACGGCCAATCCGATTACATTAAGTGCGGTAATGATCAGATAGGGTTTGGATATGGCCCAGTCGAAAACTTCTTCCTCCGTCACGGTTTCTTTTGGAGTGACATTGAATTTACCCTTTTTCGGATTGATTAAGGCAAACAAGGTCGGTTTGAAAATGTACCAGGCAACGACGGTTTCGTAGATTTCGTTCCAGAAGCTTCCGCGGTATTTTCCTTGCAGATGCGCATGTGTTAATGCGGAAAGCAGGAGATGCGGTGCAAGAAATAACAGAATAATCAGCGGATCCGCATAGATGATGTAGGCATGAAAAAACAGAAATGCCAATGGTGCCAGCAGAAAAATGATTCTCGGCAAGCCGGAAAGAAAGTGCAACATCGCTGCTGAATATGCCAGCTTTTGTGGGATTGTCAGGCCTTTTTTGAGTATTGGGTTATCCATGCGAAATATTTGGATCATCCCTCTGGCCCAGCGTATACGTTGTCCGACATGGTCCGGAAGCGTGCCGGTTGCCAGCCCGGCAGCGAGAGGAGTATCCAGATAAACCGAATTCCAGCCGCGGCCATGCATTTTTAAAGAGGTGTGCGCATCTTCGGTAACGGTGTCGGTTGCAAAACCGCCGATATCATCGATTGCCGCTCGGCGTAGCAAGGCGCAGGAGCCGCAGAAAAAAGCGGCATTCCATAAGTCATTTCCCGGTTGAATTAACCCGTAAAACAATTTTCCTTCATTGGGATGCTTCTGATAGATGGAAAGGTTTTTTTCAAAGGGATCAGCGGAATAAAAGTGATGCGGTGTCTGAACCAAAGAGAGCTTGGGATCGGTCAGGAAAAAACCGGCGGTTTTTTGCAGAAAACTATCGGCCGGGATGTGATCGCAATCGAAAATTGCAATCAGTTCGCTATCAAGGAAGGTTAGAGCATGGTTAAGGTTACCGGCTTTGGCAAAGCGGTTGTCTTCCCTTGCAATATAACCGACGCCTAGTTCCAGTGCGATTTGCCGAATGCCGTTACGGTTGCCATCGTCAAGAATGATTACGTTTAATTTGCTGTTAGGCCAGTTGATGCTTTTTGCCGCCATGGCCGTATTGCGTACGATTTCTTCAGGCTCGTTGTAAGTCGGAATCAAGAGATCGATGGTCGGCCAGTTACGAATGTCTTGCGGCAGAGGTGGTGCTTTTCTGTAAAGAGGCCAGATGGTTTGCAAAAAACCGAGCAGAAGAATGATCCAAGCGTAGGTTTCGGCAAAAATCAGAATCAGTGCAAAAAAGGCGTCTAATCCGTTATCCCAGTGAATGGTTGCCGTGTAGCGCCACCATAGATATCGCGTGGAAAAAATCAAGGTGATGGCAACCAGCATCAAAGTTGAAAAAGGGGAATGGTTTCGAGTAAGGATGAGAGCGCTTACACCGAGAAAAAGGGTTAAAGTCAGTTGAGTCGAGAAGCTGAACGGGATAATGATCAGAAAAACCGCGGCTGCCAGCACAATCAAGGCCGGGAGAAAAAGACGGTTATCAGATTTGAATTCCAGCGTGTGTTCCGTTGCCGATTGTATCAGTTGCGGGCAGACGTCCAAGTATTGTTGCATTCTTTTGCCGAATCTTCGAATTGCCTGGCTGCCAAAATGAAATGGCGAAAACCCTTTTCGGACTCCAGTTTGCCAAAAGTTTGTCGGTGAAATCGGGCGATCTAAGTAAAAAAGACAGTTCCAGACGGTTTGCAGGAGCAGGCGAAGCGGATCCCCCGCACTGGGTTTTTTGCCGCTTAATCCGGGATAATAACGACAGGGGCGCACGATGATTTTGCGAAAAAAATAATGGTTCAGCGGAAAAATCAGATTTAATAAATTCTGAATGACACCCAACCATAATCGGGTCATCCAACCGATTTGTTGACGTCTTAAGCTTGCACTTCGCCAATCAAGCCGCATGTTCGCTTCTGTTCCGGTCATTGATTTTTCAACCACGCAACCAGGTTGCGAATGTTCTGGCTAGTGAGTGAATCCGGACGATATTCCGTTATGCTATGACGTTTTCCATGCGCTTCGAGCAGCAGACTGTCGTGATAAAGTTTGACCGGGATAAGCTGTTTCGGGTACAGGCTTTGCCAGATTAAAAAAATGTCCGATTGAATTGAGACCTTTGGGTTGAATCGATTCACCAGCCAATGTTTCTGCATTAATCGAGGGGTGTGCAGACTGACCTGATATGCGCAGTTCGTTGTTGGTTCGAGAACCAGGATCTCGAATGTGTTTAGCTTTAGTTCATCCAGCGCACGCTTAATCGAACGGCATTTGAGAGAGTGAAAATTCGGCAAACAGAGAATTACCAGATCAAATGGCTGGAGCAGTGAGGGAATGAGGGATTCCCACCAGCGGGATAGCCAGAAGGCTTCATACTCTTCCAGAGTGTTTTCCGAACTGGAGCCAAGAGATAGCAGAGTTAAATTAGCGGTTAAAGCAGTGAATTGTTTTTCCAGAGTTTCGTTTTCGAAATAGACCCGGCTGATTCCCTTTGTCGTAGTTTCTTTAGAAAAATACGTCGATAGGCGATTATTAGGGCGTAAATCGATCAGGGCGACGGATAAATCCAGACTCGAACTTAATTCGTTTCCGAGTGCTGAAGCAATTGCTGAAACGCCACTGCCGTCATAGACGCCCTGCAAGGTAATGATACGGTTCATTTATTTTCTCAATGCCTCTGGCTGATAAGCCTCAAGTAAAGGCCATTTCTGAAATGCTGTTAAGAGCTTCTCTATGCGATTGAAGTCCGCGGTCGATTCCGTTTGTCCATCTGCTATGGACGACAGATGCTGATACAGGGCAAGTTCTCTGGCTTCCATATTTGAAAAATACTTGGATTGGGCAGGGATATTGAGAAGTCGCTGTCTGTTTTCGGTCATCTATATTCCTGCCATTTACCGGTTTCTTCGAGTTTGATGTAGTCATGGTGTTCGTGTTCCATAATGACTGTCCCCTGAGTTTCCGAAACCCATTTTGTCTGCGGTAAATCTTTGGCCAGTTTTGAAAGAACAATGGCGCGATTGTGGTCTTGTTTGCTCAGTCTTTCGATAAGTTCGGCGATCGCCAGATAACTGTGCTGGCTAGTCACTTCAATTGGATGTTCCGTCTGTTGAAGATCGAAATTGATTAATTTCATTCCGACGGGAACATGTGTAATTGAACGACTGGGGAATTCGCGAATCCCCTTTAATTGCATTTTGTCACCGTGTAGAGCGGCGCCGTGTTCGGGAATGAGTACCAACAGTGTTTTCCGGGTACTTTTTTGCAAGAGACTGATGAAGCGTTCTATATCGCTCTGCAACTCTAGAAATCGAGTCGGGTAATCGGCTAGAACGGTTTTTCCGTTTGCTTTAATAAAACGGTTACCGTCGTGTAATGTGATGGTGTTATAAAACAGGGCGAATTTTTCTTTTTCGGCAGAGCTGATGTACCAGTTTTCGAGAACCTGGTAATCACGCCATATTGGTGTGCCATCGAAGGCTTTCAAGGCAGGAGTGTATGCGTATTGATTTTGTAGCGGCTTATCCGAGGTTTGTATTTGCTTTCTGACCAGTTGGTTAAAATCGTCGAATTCTCCAGTATGGTTAAGTGTTGCTCTGGTGCGGTAGTGCATGGTTTCCAGTTGATTGAAAAGATAGCAGTGTTCGTCAGTGGTGCTGAATAGAGAATGGTGGTTTGTTTGGCCGCAATTGGCCCTTAAAAGACGAATTGCAGCTGGTCCGCTATAAGAGGTTGCAGAGTTGAAATTGGTAAACAAAATGTCCATCTGCTTTAAGAGTTGCGGATTTGGTTTCTGAATGGCTTGCAAGTCGCTCCATGAAAGTGAGCATACCTGCAGAAAAATAATATCGAACGAGGTTTGTGCTTTTTCGGAAGAGAAATTGACGATTCTGGTGCTTTCTTCCTCATAAAAATCGGCTAGCTGCTGATCGAGTATTTGTTGCAAAGATAAAGGGGGGGAATCTACCGATTCTTTTGCTTGGTTTTGCATGCCTGTATCTGCATAGGTTGTTGCTGGTAAAAATGCTTGGGGAATGATCTTAAGATTCAGTATGGACAGATAAGAAACCGCAACCATCGTTAGAAAGGTAAATCGGACCATGGATCTGAAAACCCAGTAGGAAAATATGCCGATTAGGAAGAACAAGAGCCAATCGGTATTGATATAGCGAAGTGTTAGTTCCAGCACATAATCCAAAGAGAAAGCGCTGATTAAGTTTCCGCCCTCGATGAGCCGGTTAATTGGGGGAAGCCAGGATTCGGTATAAAGAAGAATTAACGCCGATGGCACGACAATTATCGCTCTGGCAATCCGGATCCATTGACTTGTGATCGGAATCAGCAGAACGAGAAGAAGTAATAAGTTTGCGGCTGGATTAAAGTTTATCAGCTCCATGCCGATAAAAATAAATTCGGCTAAAAAAAAGAGATTCCAGGCTCCGATGTCGAATGGTTTATTGATCATTTTTAAATACGCAAAAATAATTACATTGAATTAGTTTTAAAATAAACCTTCTTAATCGAGTAAATAAGCCTTAACAGTTAAGTAAATGTCTATAAGAGAGTAAAAACCTGATTATAGTTATTAAGTGATGTTTATACAAGAGTAAAAAGGGGTAAGAATTCCATTAATTGTGTAAAAGTCAGGCCTAGCGGATTTATGCCAAAATTATCAGTGACTGAAGTAGATCGCAGAATTGGAAATAAGATCCAGATACGTCGAAAGGAACTCGGCTTGACTGCTGCGGAATTGTCGGAAAAAATTGGAATTTCTCAGCAGCAGTTATCTAGATACGAGCGCGGAACAAATAAAATCAATGTGACCCATCTGGTGAATATTGCTTATATTCTTAAAGAGCCGATAGGTTGGTTTTTTAGTGATTGTCATCCGGACATTCCTGGCGATTTATCGCAAAATAAGGTGCCTGCTCGTGAATTGGTTCCTGTCGCGAATAATGATTTATCTCGCCGCTTCTGGCAACAATGGGGAAAACTGACTGTGGATCAGCGCAGGGCTTTAATTGTTTTTCTCGATTACTTTGGTGAAAAGACTTAGGGGCATTTCTGCTTTTGTCTTCTTGTGTTTTTTGCTTCAAATTCGGGTTGGAGCAATTTTCGATACAGCTTCCTTATAATGGCGTGTCATAAGGCGTGTCGGCTTCGATTGTTTATGCTGACGGTTGGCAGCAGTGTTTTTTCTCAGATCGCATTTGTCATTTTTTCATTTCTTGTTTGTTTTTCATGATTGGTGTTTTTGATTCCGATTATTTTCTGGCTAGCGGCCAATTAGTCGCGGTTATCAGGCTTTCCAGCGGTTTTTTTCGGGCAAACTTTGCTTGATGTCAGGAAAAAATGATACTGTTAAATAGCTTCCTGATTTGTGTATAGAATCAAAAAAATAATAACTATTGTGAGAGAGACGGTTTTTCATGGAAACAATTAATCAATTGCTGTCAACGGCAAGCGGGTGGGCCTGGGGGCCGGTCATGTTAACTTTGTTGATGGGGACGGGGATTTATTTGACCTTGCGTTTAAGATTCCTTCCTCTGCGCCACCTGGGTTATGCGTTTCGGATGTTGTGGAAAGGGCGCCATTCCGATCAAAAGGGTGACATTCCTCCGTTTGGCGCTTTAATGACGGCAATGGCTGCGACGGTTGGAACCGGCAATATCGCCGGGGTTGCTTCGGCTTTATTTATCGGCGGACCGGGTGCGATTTTCTGGATGTGGGTAACGGCTTTGATCGGGATGGCAACCAAATATTCCGAAGCGGTACTAGCGGTGAATTATCGAGAGGTCGACGAAGACGGACGCTATGTTGGCGGGCCGATGTACTACATCAAGAACGGCATGGGCGAGAAATGGAAGCCGCTGGCATTTGCTTTTGCCCTGTTTGGAGCAATTGCCGCTTTTGGCATCGGGAATATGGTGCAGGCAAATGCGGTTGCCGGAGCCATGGAAACCGCTTTTGGAGTGAATAATCAAGTGACTGGCATTGTGCTGATGTTGCTGATCGGACTGGTCGTTTTCGGGGGCGTCAAGCGGATTGCCAGAACGGCGACGGCCTTGGTTCCTCTGATGGCGGCGTTGTATATCGGGGTTTCCTTGTGGATTTTGGCCATGCATTTGGATGCCTTACCGGCGGCCATCGCGACCATTTTTGAAAGCGCCTTTACCGGTTCCGCGGCGGCGGGCGGTTTTGCCGGTGCCGGAATTATTCTAGCGATTCAGTTCGGTGTTGCGCGCGGCGTGTTTTCGAATGAGGCCGGTATGGGATCGGCTCCGATTGCGCATGCGGCGGCGCAAACCAATGACCCGGTTCGTCAAGGTCATATTGCCATGCTGGGCACTTTTATCGATACCATCATTATTTGTTCCATGACGGCTCTGGTTATCCTGGTTACCGGTGTCTGGACCAGCGGTGAAACGGGTGCAGTACTGACAGCCAACGCGTTCAGTCACGGTCTTGAGTCGAATATCGGCGCAGTCGTTGTGGCTGTGAGTCTGGCAGTATTTGCTTTTACCACTTTGCTTGGCTGGAGTTATTATGGCGAGCGCTGTGCCGAATATCTGAGTGGCACCAAAATCATCTCTCCTTACCGAGTTGCATGGATTCTGTTGATTTTTGCAGGGGCGGCTTTATCGGACTATTTCAATACTGTTCTAATTCTTGCCGATCTGCTGAACGCGCTGATGGCTGTCCCAAATCTGATTGCGCTGCTGGTATTGTCTCCGGTGATCATTAAGTTGACTCGGAACCATCTTCAGAAATAGCTGATCGGCTTCTGCGTGGTGCAAAATCTTATCTGAACAGTTTCAGACGGCGAAGAATGATCAGGCCGGTGATTCCTATCGCAAGCAATACCAGCGATGGAATCGAAGCGCGCTGATACAGGCCTTCGCTGCTCAGTTCAAAAATTCGCATGGCTAAGGTATCCCAGCCGAAAGGTCTTAACAGATAGGTCGCTGGCAATTCCTTGGAGATATCCAGAAACGCGAGTATAAACGCGGCGATCAGCCCGGGTTTGAGTAAGGGTAGATAGATTTCGGTCAGTAACCGGGTGGAATCGGCGCCCATATTGCGGGCGGCTTCGATAATGCTCGGGCGAATGGTCTGCATTCGACTTTCGACAGGGCCGTAGGCGACAGCAATAAAACGCACCAGATAGGCGAGATACAGTGCGAATAATCCACCGATAAACCAGTTGCTATTCAATTGATGATTGAACCAGGCCATAACGCCCATAATGCCGATGGCCAATACAACACCGGGCAGAGCGTAGCCGAGTCGCGCAGTAAACAGAAAAGCGCGTATCGGTTTATTCGCGGTTTTTTTCCGCAGAATATTCATTAATAAGGCTGCCAGGACGGTAAAAAAGGCTGCGCTGATACTGAGTGTTAAGGTGTTACTCAGCCAGTCAAGGTAGCGGGAATCCCATTCCTCCAGGAGCGCCTGATAAGACCAGATACCGAGTTGAAGTACGGGAATAATCAAGACGATTGCGACAAGCAGCCAGATGCTCAGACTGAGAAGCCATTGCTGTCGGCGTTTAAGCGTGAATGGCGGGTGTTGTATATTGGCCTGCTGGGTAAAAGCTCTGCGCCCGCGGCTGAGTTTTTCCACGCCCAGAAACAGCAGGGCAAACAGCAACAACAGGGTGGAAAGTTGCGCCGCTGCCGCTAGAGAATGAAAATCCTCCCACACACTGTAAACGGCGGTGGTCAGGGTGGCGTAGTTAAACAGGGAAACGGCGCCGAAGTCGGCAAGAGTCTCCATCAGGGCCAGGCTGACTCCCGCAGCGATCGCCGGGCGCGCCAATGGAAACCCGAGTCGCCAGAAAACCTGTGTTGGCGAGCAGCCAAGAATGCGCGCATTCTCGATCATGGCAACGGATTGGTTGGCAAAGGCAGTACGCGCTAATAGATAAACGTAAGGATAAAAAACCAGCGTCAAGACCAATGCGGGCCCCAGAACGCCTTCGCGGATATCGAAGTAGCCGAGGGAGAGGGTATGATGCAGCCACTGCTGAAAAGTGCCTCCATAGTCGAAGGTTCCGAGAAAGACAAAAGCCAGTACATAGGCCGGCATGGCAAACGGTAGCAACAAGAGCCAGTTCAGCCAGCGTCTACCCGGGAAATCGTACATCACGATGAACCAGGCCAGAGCGGTTCCAAGAACCAGAGTGCCGATTGCGACGGCAATGACCAGTAACAGTGTATTCAGGATGAGTTCTGAGAGCAGATGATCGGAAAAATGCTTCCACAGTTGGCCATCGAAGTTCAGCCAGCTGGTAAATAAATAGCCAAGCGGAAGCAATAACAAAATTACCAGTATGCCCAGAATGGACCATACCGGTATCCATATGAAATTGCGTTGTAGCGGGAGGAACGGCTTCAATTAACGATAGCCGACCTTTTGCATCAGGCGCACGGCCTGCTGTTGCAGGCGCACGACTTCGGAAAGGCTTAAATCGTCTGCTTTAAAGCTTCCCCAAGCCGCAACGGTTTTCGAAGCCGGAATGTTCGGGTCGGCAGGGTATTCCTGGTTGACTTCGGCATACAGGGATTGGGCCTTGTTTTGAGTCAGCCACTCGATCAGCGTTCGCGCTTTTTCAGTCTGGTCGCTATGTTTGACAATCCCGGCTCCGGA
This is a stretch of genomic DNA from Thiomicrorhabdus sp.. It encodes these proteins:
- a CDS encoding cellulose biosynthesis cyclic di-GMP-binding regulatory protein BcsB — protein: MKDSLAKIIASNVIFAFFLLSPVVGYSAALKVEDSLSETPQPYSPPVPNWTSKLRLGYGNDSKDILLTGVNQDFYFNFTQRSDRIATKATLNLTFTSSPSLLPGFSHLRIYLNGELNSVIPLTASDIGQTKQVQLPLNSRSIKNTNQLHIAFIGHYKEECEDIANNIIWLSLSNHSTLEVSEQSLLATNDLSYFPNPFFDHFARDDAISIPFIFPKKANTDFQQAAAILASYFASQSQWRKLSVKVEVDKPAVTPKNGHSFPNASVVFASNRQRPAWLQDKTLYPDVEKPTLKLINHPENPYVKVLLLMAGTSDELIPLAQTLSLNPAVLRGSSVEVLQAPFLPQRRAYDAPNWLATDRKIEFSELMDYPQQLQRNGLNPSPVFLDFKLPPDLVTQKNQDFPLEIYYRHTEPPTDLKGSVLNTHLNYELILSTPLQQNENGLQTSTEHKSKKLNAWFRTPIDLPYQNRLSFNFSYIGTVSSSRTGYCETTLPPEVYSSIEPRSSIDFRHSFHYIQMPNLSVFAQSGFPFTKTADLSETQILVPKTMSKPMLQTLLNTVMSLSKESGLPAYKLTVSNDWEKVKKTDKDVIILGTLPQELNQYASHFLELKDVETLSMNPPSKRMIPIDQQEEVRTFSYARGAIAAVAEMESPYFSERTILGILAQSDADYELAAKTLSPQAEKHQIQGSISVVRNSGITAYAVGPQYKIGEIPWWLFLWNKVADNSLWSIFFTLLTVLSAAFLLWIFLHRQSKRRQTLYEQETPK
- the bcsA gene encoding UDP-forming cellulose synthase catalytic subunit, producing the protein MQQYLDVCPQLIQSATEHTLEFKSDNRLFLPALIVLAAAVFLIIIPFSFSTQLTLTLFLGVSALILTRNHSPFSTLMLVAITLIFSTRYLWWRYTATIHWDNGLDAFFALILIFAETYAWIILLLGFLQTIWPLYRKAPPLPQDIRNWPTIDLLIPTYNEPEEIVRNTAMAAKSINWPNSKLNVIILDDGNRNGIRQIALELGVGYIAREDNRFAKAGNLNHALTFLDSELIAIFDCDHIPADSFLQKTAGFFLTDPKLSLVQTPHHFYSADPFEKNLSIYQKHPNEGKLFYGLIQPGNDLWNAAFFCGSCALLRRAAIDDIGGFATDTVTEDAHTSLKMHGRGWNSVYLDTPLAAGLATGTLPDHVGQRIRWARGMIQIFRMDNPILKKGLTIPQKLAYSAAMLHFLSGLPRIIFLLAPLAFLFFHAYIIYADPLIILLFLAPHLLLSALTHAHLQGKYRGSFWNEIYETVVAWYIFKPTLFALINPKKGKFNVTPKETVTEEEVFDWAISKPYLIITALNVIGLAVAVWRAATGSEEDHLTLFVVTLWTLFNLIILGASIAVAVEKTEFRHAPRINSFQPKKVVIQTESEIVYQGFIEDFSNSGLAVCIQGLHPIVPGDILNVFINNNSYIFSVPAFVVQARSSRLGLRLEAASMDQQTQFVQALFAKQENWAPDTNHLPSKRIWGNFKEVLCFSLLGYKKLLAFSPLFIRYPAEKTILLFDWLTSFRPRMPARR
- the bcsZ gene encoding cellulose synthase complex periplasmic endoglucanase BcsZ, whose protein sequence is MTKAICGIFCLLTWSLSSAAESSWPLWEAFKTHNLSEDGRVIDWSQSITTSEGQAYALFFALVANDQATFRKLLSWTQDNLVVKEKNQNLPAWKWGQNKHGQWEILDHNNATDADLWMAYTLLEAGRIWKNPAYKTFGENLLWLTAVYSLKNIRGLGLMLLPAQNHFERKDADNILYWKLNPSYLPPFLLQRFTSIAPLWEPVQRNSLQFLVDSAPYGLSPDWVLYRPQKGYYHTENTEHTGSYDAVRNYLWAGILATSETKNRLLKHYSPLLEIIRKHHGMPEKLSISGEILNARKPASSACALLPFLASSGENDLLLENIQKCLDGLTNPKNYYTQVLGLFALGWLQGRYSFNQDGTLLLSRKTK
- a CDS encoding cellulose synthase operon protein YhjQ/BcsQ; this encodes MNRIITLQGVYDGSGVSAIASALGNELSSSLDLSVALIDLRPNNRLSTYFSKETTTKGISRVYFENETLEKQFTALTANLTLLSLGSSSENTLEEYEAFWLSRWWESLIPSLLQPFDLVILCLPNFHSLKCRSIKRALDELKLNTFEILVLEPTTNCAYQVSLHTPRLMQKHWLVNRFNPKVSIQSDIFLIWQSLYPKQLIPVKLYHDSLLLEAHGKRHSITEYRPDSLTSQNIRNLVAWLKNQ